The following are from one region of the Gemmatimonadaceae bacterium genome:
- the gltX gene encoding glutamate--tRNA ligase — protein MTQLSSSKQPRLRFAPSPTGYLHVGGARTALFNWLYARHNGGKFLLRIEDTDKARSTDESTRAIFEGMQWLGLDWDEEVVYQGANLERHRADALRMLESAAAYRCFCTPEELEERRRASASGKEAFKYDRRCDRLTPEQIHERLDRGDPFVVRFRIPEGTTEWDDLVHERIAFPNKDLDDFVILRSNATPIYNLAVVSDDIAMGIDVVMRGDDHISNTPKQILLYRALGEALPTFAHLPMIHGMDGKKLSKRHGATAVGDYQHQGLLPSAMLNFLALLGWSPGGDREIMTMPEMIELFTPDGLQKKAAIFDPKKLEWMNGQHLSITPLAELEPRVTPAIVAAGLADDSTLAARREWYLSLLDLLRVRARTIDDIVRQAGPYFLDRIEYDPEAVAKNWKDIGGAAEILKGVLETLKSAPNWVPDGLETALRSLAESKGIAAGKVFQPLRVALTGLTVSPGIFEVLVAMGRDLALKRVADALIWLDAKNPH, from the coding sequence ATGACCCAGCTTTCATCTTCGAAGCAGCCACGTCTCCGATTCGCCCCCTCGCCCACCGGCTATCTGCACGTGGGCGGCGCACGGACTGCGCTTTTCAACTGGCTCTACGCCCGGCACAACGGCGGCAAATTCCTTCTTCGCATAGAGGACACCGACAAGGCCCGCAGCACCGACGAGAGCACGCGCGCAATCTTCGAAGGAATGCAGTGGCTCGGCCTCGACTGGGACGAGGAGGTCGTCTACCAGGGCGCGAATCTCGAGCGCCATCGCGCCGACGCTCTGCGGATGCTCGAGTCAGCGGCCGCGTACCGCTGCTTCTGCACGCCTGAGGAGCTGGAGGAGCGCAGGCGCGCCAGCGCATCGGGCAAGGAGGCGTTCAAGTACGATCGCCGCTGCGATCGGCTGACGCCCGAGCAGATCCACGAGAGACTCGACCGCGGCGATCCGTTCGTCGTCCGCTTTCGAATCCCGGAGGGCACGACTGAATGGGATGATCTCGTCCACGAGCGGATTGCGTTTCCCAACAAGGACCTCGACGATTTCGTGATACTCAGATCGAACGCGACCCCCATCTACAATCTTGCCGTCGTCTCCGACGACATCGCGATGGGAATCGACGTCGTCATGCGCGGTGACGACCACATCTCGAACACCCCGAAGCAAATCCTCCTGTACAGGGCGCTCGGCGAGGCGCTCCCGACGTTCGCTCACCTCCCGATGATCCACGGGATGGACGGGAAGAAGCTGAGCAAGCGGCATGGCGCGACCGCGGTGGGCGACTACCAGCACCAGGGCCTCCTGCCGTCGGCGATGCTCAACTTCCTCGCGCTCCTCGGGTGGTCTCCAGGTGGCGACCGCGAGATCATGACAATGCCCGAGATGATCGAGCTCTTCACGCCGGACGGGTTGCAGAAAAAAGCGGCGATCTTCGATCCGAAAAAGCTCGAGTGGATGAACGGGCAGCATTTGTCCATCACTCCATTGGCCGAGCTCGAGCCGCGGGTGACGCCGGCGATCGTCGCGGCCGGCCTCGCCGATGACTCAACGCTCGCGGCGCGGCGGGAATGGTATCTCAGTCTGTTGGACCTCCTGCGCGTGCGCGCCCGCACGATCGACGACATCGTGCGGCAGGCAGGGCCGTATTTTCTGGACCGTATCGAGTACGATCCCGAGGCCGTTGCAAAGAACTGGAAGGACATCGGCGGAGCAGCCGAAATCCTGAAAGGCGTACTGGAAACGCTGAAATCCGCGCCGAATTGGGTTCCGGACGGGCTGGAGACAGCTTTGCGGTCCCTGGCCGAGTCAAAAGGGATCGCGGCGGGCAAGGTTTTTCAGCCGCTTCGAGTCGCGCTAACGGGGCTTACCGTCAGTCCCGGGATCTTTGAAGTCCTGGTTGCGATGGGCCGCGACCTCGCCCTCAAGCGCGTTGCTGACGCCCTCATCTGGCTCGACGCGAAAAATCCGCACTAA
- the lexA gene encoding transcriptional repressor LexA has protein sequence MAEALTQLEGSVYKYLLDFTAEHTYQPSIRDIGKQFQIKSTKTVSDLLQSVARKGYIERDPARSRGVRLLGFTGGGKTKPVPYYGKIHAGEPSLLPEHREGYITMDRRFIPAEEVFFLRVKGDSMVGRAINDGDYVMVNPLAKPKENDIVAARIGDEATVKTLKHANGAVVLEPANPAERQITLKADDDYSILGVLCGVFRPFVTMEAMTAAQPTSN, from the coding sequence ATGGCTGAAGCACTCACACAGCTCGAGGGCTCAGTTTATAAATACCTGCTCGATTTTACCGCTGAGCATACGTATCAGCCGAGCATTCGTGATATTGGCAAGCAGTTCCAGATAAAGTCCACCAAGACGGTCTCCGACCTTCTCCAGTCAGTCGCGCGAAAGGGTTACATCGAGCGCGATCCTGCACGCTCGCGCGGCGTTCGTTTGCTTGGATTCACAGGCGGCGGGAAGACGAAGCCCGTTCCTTACTATGGAAAGATTCACGCGGGTGAGCCCTCGCTTCTCCCAGAGCATCGTGAGGGCTACATCACGATGGATCGCCGCTTCATCCCCGCCGAGGAAGTCTTCTTTCTTCGTGTGAAGGGAGACAGCATGGTCGGCCGCGCCATCAACGACGGCGACTACGTGATGGTGAATCCGCTCGCGAAACCGAAAGAGAACGACATCGTTGCGGCGCGCATCGGCGACGAGGCAACTGTGAAGACGCTGAAACATGCCAACGGTGCGGTGGTTCTCGAGCCCGCTAATCCCGCCGAGCGTCAGATCACGCTCAAGGCCGATGACGACTACAGCATCCTCGGCGTGTTGTGCGGGGTCTTCCGCCCTTTCGTGACAATGGAAGCGATGACGGCGGCGCAACCCACCTCTAACTAG
- a CDS encoding aminotransferase class I/II-fold pyridoxal phosphate-dependent enzyme, with translation MPRYSERLLGLPDYPMAAIPAKKRELVARGVDVIDLGAGDADLAPPPAAVRRIAEAAANPAMSRYGFGLGLMEFRESIVRWMRGRFGLEFDPVKEIVPLLGSKEGIAHLALAYVNPGDVTIVPEPGYLSYLGGTLLSDGAPYVCALRSENDFLVDIDAIPADVLRKARILYLNYPNNPTAAIAPLDYLERVVKRCRELDILLVYDNAYSEIAFDGYVPPSIFEVDGARDVAIEFHSVSKSYNMTGWRCGWAAGRSELVGPLAQVKTFVDTGNFMAVQAAAASALDSSAGFLPGNVAVFKERRDAAVAAFTECGFSCTTPKATMYLWIPLPEHITSAEFAQFLIEEEGVVVMPGSNFGVGGEGYFRVSFVTSPDRIREAAVRAGRVLTRLSVGA, from the coding sequence GTGCCACGCTACTCCGAGCGGCTGCTCGGACTTCCGGATTATCCGATGGCCGCGATTCCCGCGAAGAAACGGGAGCTCGTGGCTCGAGGCGTCGACGTGATCGACCTTGGTGCAGGTGATGCCGACCTCGCGCCTCCTCCCGCTGCGGTGCGCAGAATCGCGGAAGCAGCCGCGAACCCTGCCATGAGCCGCTACGGCTTCGGGCTCGGCCTGATGGAGTTTCGCGAATCAATCGTGCGGTGGATGCGCGGGCGGTTCGGTCTCGAGTTCGACCCCGTCAAAGAGATAGTCCCTCTGCTCGGGTCGAAAGAAGGGATCGCGCACCTCGCGCTCGCCTACGTGAACCCCGGCGACGTCACCATCGTCCCGGAGCCGGGCTACCTCTCGTATCTCGGCGGAACGCTTCTCTCGGATGGCGCACCTTACGTCTGCGCGCTTCGCAGCGAGAACGACTTCCTCGTCGACATCGACGCGATTCCGGCCGACGTCCTGAGAAAAGCACGAATTCTTTACTTGAACTATCCCAACAACCCGACAGCCGCGATTGCGCCGCTGGATTATCTCGAGCGCGTCGTAAAGCGCTGCAGGGAACTCGATATCCTGCTGGTGTACGACAATGCGTACTCGGAGATTGCATTCGACGGGTACGTCCCCCCCAGCATTTTCGAGGTCGACGGCGCGCGCGACGTTGCCATCGAATTTCATTCGGTCTCGAAGAGTTACAACATGACCGGGTGGAGGTGCGGCTGGGCGGCGGGCCGCTCGGAGCTCGTTGGACCGCTGGCGCAGGTGAAAACGTTCGTGGACACCGGCAACTTCATGGCTGTTCAGGCGGCCGCAGCGAGCGCGCTGGATAGCTCTGCCGGGTTCCTCCCTGGAAACGTCGCAGTTTTCAAGGAGCGGCGCGACGCGGCGGTCGCGGCATTTACTGAATGCGGCTTTTCCTGCACCACTCCGAAGGCCACCATGTACCTGTGGATTCCGCTGCCGGAGCACATCACGAGCGCCGAGTTCGCACAGTTTCTGATCGAGGAGGAAGGAGTGGTGGTGATGCCCGGCTCTAATTTTGGCGTTGGCGGCGAGGGATACTTTCGTGTCTCGTTCGTGACGTCGCCCGATCGCATTCGCGAAGCGGCAGTGCGCGCGGGGCGAGTTCTCACGCGGCTGAGCGTAGGCGCGTGA
- a CDS encoding fumarylacetoacetate hydrolase family protein, giving the protein MGQGKQQERAPIRPGKIVCIGRNYREHAKELGNEVPTEPLFFLKPSSSIIADGEAILLPEQSQQVEFEGEIGVVIGSPLTRASEGDAEDAISGVLAVNDVTARDLQRKDSQWTRAKGFDTFCPLGSVASAPDDLSTLTVVTRVNGVERQRASAKDMVFSIGKLLSYVSHVMTLEPGDIVATGTPSGVGPLVPGDVVEVEIEGISKVSNPVQARA; this is encoded by the coding sequence ATGGGGCAAGGAAAACAGCAGGAGCGCGCGCCCATCCGCCCGGGTAAGATCGTGTGCATCGGACGCAATTACCGGGAGCACGCGAAAGAGCTCGGAAATGAAGTCCCCACGGAGCCGCTGTTTTTTCTCAAGCCATCGTCGAGCATCATCGCCGACGGCGAGGCGATTCTGCTGCCCGAGCAGTCGCAACAGGTTGAATTCGAGGGCGAGATCGGAGTGGTAATCGGGAGTCCGCTTACGCGCGCCAGCGAGGGCGACGCCGAGGATGCAATCTCCGGCGTGTTGGCGGTGAACGACGTCACCGCGCGCGATCTTCAGCGCAAGGATAGCCAGTGGACCAGAGCGAAAGGGTTCGATACGTTCTGCCCCCTCGGCTCCGTTGCCTCTGCTCCCGATGATTTGTCCACGCTTACCGTCGTTACGCGCGTGAACGGTGTCGAGCGGCAGAGAGCTTCCGCCAAAGACATGGTTTTTTCCATCGGAAAGCTTCTCTCGTACGTATCACACGTAATGACACTCGAGCCGGGAGACATCGTCGCTACGGGAACGCCATCGGGCGTAGGGCCGCTCGTGCCGGGCGACGTCGTGGAAGTCGAGATCGAAGGCATCAGCAAAGTCAGCAATCCGGTGCAGGCGCGGGCGTAG